The following proteins are encoded in a genomic region of Methanoculleus bourgensis MS2:
- a CDS encoding 50S ribosomal protein L23 yields MILKYPFVTEKATMMLEGENKLQFIVQRDATKQDIRRELESVFEQEVSEVRTMMTMKGEKKAIVRFADEKAAEEILSRLGIM; encoded by the coding sequence ATGATACTGAAATACCCCTTCGTTACAGAAAAAGCAACGATGATGCTCGAAGGCGAGAACAAACTCCAGTTTATCGTGCAGAGAGACGCTACCAAGCAGGATATCAGGCGTGAACTGGAGTCGGTCTTCGAGCAGGAAGTGAGCGAAGTCCGCACAATGATGACCATGAAAGGTGAAAAAAAGGCCATCGTCAGGTTTGCGGACGAGAAAGCGGCTGAAGAGATCCTCAGCCGGCTTGGAATCATGTAA